The nucleotide sequence TAAAAACAGAATAAGCTCCAATATTTTTTCCAAACTCTATATCTGACAAACTATCTCCCACTACTATGGATTTTTTGAAATCTATGTCTTTGAATCTTTCTTTCGATTGTAAAGCCATAACTATATCAGGTTTTCTACAGCTACAATTTTCCTTTTCATAATCATGAGGGCAGTAAAACACGGCATCTATTTTCCACCGACTTTTTCTATTTCTTTTATCATAAAGTTGTGGATAGATTCTACGTCCTTTGTACTCATTAAACCTCTTCCTATACCTCTTTGATTTGAAATAACTATAATTCTACCAAATGTTTGACTGAGAATAGGAAACGCAGATAAAACGCCATCTAAAAACTCAACCATACTGACGTTTAGTACATATCCATTTTCAATCTTTTTATTTATAACTCCACCTCTATCTAAAAAAAAGAGTCCAGCTTTTATTTACTTTTGGCAATTTCAATTTTCGCTCTTTCATAGTCTTCTGGTATGCAAATATCAATAAAGCTAAAAAATATCGCTACCCCACCAATTCTTGACACTTCCCAGTCGTGGAATTTCTGAACCCCAGAAGTGGTTATCCACGAAGCTTCTATGTTTTAACTTTATAAAAATAAAACACAATGAAAAGCTCACTATAAAAGATGTTATTAAATAAAGCATTAATTCCTCAC is from Sulfurihydrogenibium subterraneum DSM 15120 and encodes:
- a CDS encoding HAD-IIIA family hydrolase, whose product is MFYCPHDYEKENCSCRKPDIVMALQSKERFKDIDFKKSIVVGDSLSDIEFGKNIGAYSVFIDKNNKEPELADFSFENLYEFALHLRI